In the Gemmatimonadota bacterium genome, one interval contains:
- a CDS encoding YiiD C-terminal domain-containing protein encodes MTDDGWNPESLRAQLNAYPPYAGGGVLVTHIAEDASEIRVEMPLTEQNLNLVGTHFGGSLYAMVDPHLMILLMQRLGPDYVVWDKEATIGFRKPGVGTVHATVRVTDEEIAAMRAATANGDKCLPQWTLEVLDEGDEVVATVLKTLYVRRKHTPH; translated from the coding sequence ATGACTGACGACGGTTGGAACCCAGAGTCCCTGCGCGCCCAACTCAACGCCTATCCGCCCTACGCCGGCGGGGGCGTCCTCGTCACGCACATCGCCGAGGACGCCAGCGAGATTCGCGTGGAGATGCCGCTCACCGAGCAGAACCTCAACCTGGTCGGGACGCACTTCGGGGGCAGCCTGTACGCGATGGTCGATCCGCACCTGATGATCCTTCTGATGCAACGGCTGGGCCCCGACTACGTCGTCTGGGACAAGGAGGCGACCATCGGCTTCCGGAAGCCAGGAGTCGGCACGGTGCACGCCACGGTCCGCGTCACCGACGAAGAGATCGCGGCAATGCGAGCGGCTACGGCGAACGGCGACAAGTGCCTGCCGCAATGGACGCTCGAGGTCCTGGACGAGGGGGACGAAGTGGTCGCAACCGTGCTCAAGACCCTCTACGTGCGGCGT
- a CDS encoding serine/threonine protein kinase — MPDLVSRLDTALKGRYRIERKLGQGGMATVYLAVDLRHEREVALKVLVPELVSAVGSTRFLREIRIAAGLRHPHILPLLDSGDADGFLYYTMPVVRGGSLRDRLKREKQLPVDEAVFIVSEVAGALSHSHANGVIHRDIKPSNIMLDEGRAVVTDYGIALVVQSASKDRLTASGFSPGSPEYMSPEQAAGESQVDARSDIYSLGCVLFELLAGDPPFTGSIPQAILAKKLLASVPSLRVVRDSVPPHVEAAVTTALAKSPADRFRSAEEFRQALTGEGLGSTGASVGGADVLRGRSVSLPLDSSERLKAWSAGALAALVVGVAAVLTGIGFLSTIAYDVTLNIPAEYTPSRTDFPIVGARALVPAVFYGFAVLVAYVSLRYVWRAVVFGLVRVPRVGPTLESMGRRSSAMWFALWKPLSPTTVADVYFVSAVLSGVLLITVFWGLLLVFFEPHDTGILSPMFQSLHQGFYFSFTLLVIVLAAGYHRVFRYVRRREGGGGRVIAAKWGSLAWMIILVVIMTLPWRLIWNNEHPRALFNGDPAYILIETDAEVVIYRPGTQSTERYRKDGSLDLERLGTIGYLFEGMDAFEDADP; from the coding sequence ACACGGCCCTAAAGGGCCGCTACCGCATCGAGCGAAAGCTCGGTCAAGGCGGGATGGCCACGGTATACCTGGCCGTTGACCTGCGCCACGAACGCGAGGTCGCGCTCAAGGTGCTGGTCCCGGAGCTCGTCTCTGCTGTGGGTTCGACTCGATTCCTGCGTGAAATTCGAATCGCCGCCGGCCTGAGGCACCCGCACATCCTCCCGCTGCTCGACTCGGGGGACGCCGACGGATTTCTTTACTACACCATGCCGGTCGTCCGGGGTGGATCGCTTCGGGACCGACTGAAGCGCGAGAAGCAGCTACCGGTCGACGAGGCAGTCTTCATTGTATCCGAGGTGGCTGGCGCCCTCTCGCACTCGCACGCGAACGGGGTGATCCACCGGGATATCAAGCCTTCCAACATCATGTTGGACGAGGGACGGGCCGTAGTTACCGACTACGGCATCGCGCTGGTTGTGCAGAGTGCCTCGAAGGATCGTCTCACGGCCTCCGGATTCTCGCCGGGCTCCCCCGAGTACATGAGTCCCGAGCAGGCCGCGGGCGAGTCGCAGGTCGACGCCAGAAGCGATATCTATTCTTTGGGTTGTGTGCTCTTCGAGCTGCTCGCGGGTGATCCTCCGTTCACCGGCTCAATCCCCCAGGCCATCCTGGCCAAAAAGCTCCTGGCCTCCGTACCGAGCCTGCGCGTGGTTCGGGATTCGGTGCCCCCCCACGTGGAGGCGGCGGTCACGACCGCCTTGGCCAAGAGCCCTGCCGACCGGTTCCGATCGGCCGAAGAGTTCCGCCAAGCGTTGACCGGTGAAGGCCTGGGTTCGACTGGTGCGAGTGTTGGGGGTGCGGACGTGCTCCGCGGGCGCTCGGTTTCGCTCCCTCTCGATTCATCCGAGCGCCTCAAGGCGTGGTCGGCGGGCGCCCTCGCGGCTTTGGTCGTCGGAGTCGCCGCTGTTCTCACCGGGATCGGCTTCCTGAGCACGATCGCTTATGACGTCACGCTGAACATTCCGGCGGAGTACACACCGTCTCGGACCGACTTCCCGATCGTCGGCGCGCGCGCGCTGGTGCCCGCCGTCTTCTACGGGTTCGCAGTGCTCGTAGCGTACGTGTCGCTTCGCTACGTCTGGCGAGCGGTCGTCTTCGGCCTAGTCCGTGTTCCAAGGGTAGGGCCGACGCTGGAGTCGATGGGGCGCCGCTCCAGTGCCATGTGGTTCGCGCTGTGGAAACCGCTGAGCCCAACTACCGTGGCCGATGTGTACTTCGTGTCCGCTGTCTTGTCCGGCGTCTTGCTCATAACGGTCTTCTGGGGTCTGCTTTTGGTCTTCTTCGAGCCTCATGACACGGGCATTTTGTCGCCCATGTTCCAGTCCCTTCACCAAGGCTTCTACTTCTCCTTCACGCTTCTCGTGATCGTGCTGGCCGCCGGATACCATCGCGTGTTTCGCTACGTGCGCAGGAGAGAGGGCGGGGGCGGACGCGTGATTGCAGCGAAGTGGGGCAGTCTCGCGTGGATGATCATCCTCGTTGTGATCATGACGTTGCCCTGGCGACTCATTTGGAACAACGAGCATCCAAGGGCACTGTTCAACGGGGATCCAGCGTATATCCTCATCGAGACAGATGCCGAGGTCGTGATCTACAGACCCGGGACTCAGTCTACGGAGAGGTATCGCAAGGACGGTTCGCTGGATCTCGAGCGCCTGGGTACGATCGGATACCTGTTCGAGGGTATGGACGCGTTCGAGGACGCGGACCCCTGA